In the genome of Chryseobacterium sp. 52, the window AGTTTTGTTTATATAAAAATATAAAAAAATCTTTACATTTTACATAAAAATAACAATTAATTGTAATTTATTACGTAATAAATGATTATAAAAACGAAATTTTATTGATTATTTGATAAATAATTCTCTTGTCGTGGAGTTTTGAATGATAATTTTAGAGTTATCATAGTTAAAACTCAATATTAGTAGGCTTTTTTGTGGAATTAAATTTATAATAAAAATTATTTAACTAACGCAGTAGGGATATGTTTTACCGGAAAATTCACCGATTGGGCAATAAAACAAAATTGACCTGCTTTATGATGAAGTTCCTTTGCTTTTTCAATCATTGATGCTTCTGCTACAGTAACAACCGGGTGCAAGGTGACAGAGGTGAAATGCCCGCTTCCATTAGCTGTTTCAGTCATAATTCCGGTAGCTTCATCCGTATAGTCGGTGACAATGACACCTTCCTCGGAGCAGAAATGGAGATACCAGAGCATGTGGCAGGAAGAAAGTGAAGATAAAAACAGATCTTCCGGATTGTGCCTGGTTGCATCTCCACGGAATGCGGGATCAGAAGAGGCCTCAATAAGCGGCTTATTTTCAATATTGATGGTATGGCTCCTTTCATAATTTCTGTAGCTGCTGGTGCCTGTTCCTTTGTTTCCTGTCCAATGAATGGTGGTTTTGTAGTGGTGTTCTTTGCTCATTCTGTAAATTTATTTTGTTTAAGCCTGAAAACAAAAAAAGTATTTACTTAAATTTTAAGCAAATACTTTTTTAAATCAAATTTATGAAGTTCTATTTTTTAATTCTTGATCAGTTTTTTTGTTGAAATTTTCCCGTTCTCAAACGTTACTTTTGCGATGTAGATCCCTTTTGGTAGTCCGGAAATGTTTGAATTATTTTCTTTGACGATTTTTACAAGCTTTCCTTCCCCGGAATAGATCTCAATTTTGCTTATTTTTTCTTTTGTACTGAAAGTTAAATTTTGCTTAACAGGATTTTCGAAAGAAATACCGGTATTAATTTTTGTGACATCCGTTGTGGATAATGTAGTATTATTAAGCAGATATTTTACAATAAATCCACTTCCATTTACGACAATATTATTGTTATTGATAGTCATTTCCTCAATTGAGTATACACTGGATGTTTCTGAATAATAACCAAAGCTGGAATCTACCGAACCATTTTGATTAAGTCTTGAAATAAAATAAGTAGGTGTAAAATCTCCTTCACCATTTCCACCAATATAATAATAACCATTTTTTTCAACAATGCTTTGAATCCATGCACCTCCATTCATACCGGAATATGCTTGTAAGTTGTAATTAAACGTGTTATCAAGACTTCCATCAGGATTTATTCTGAAAATTTCATCATTTTGGTTTGAGTAAACAATCTTGTTATTACTGTCTATCATTGCAGCGCCGGCATAACCCAGGTTAAAAGTCATTTGTAAAGTACCATTATTCCCAAAGCTTGTTATCGGCTGTCCTTCTGAATTAAATTTTTTAATGATACCATTAAGATTATTAGCGTCATTGATATTAGAAATTGTAATGATGTTGGATTGATTATCAGTTAATACGAATGTTCCATTTACCGGATTCCCGGCTGTGACTACAGAACCGTTATCGCCAAAAGTAGTATCAACACTTCCATTGGTATTGATCCTGTAAATGTGATGCGAGGCTGTATTATTTGGACCTGAAATCATACCATGAACAATTATTTTGCCATTCTGTTGTAGAAGAAGCCCATAAGAACGGACATTTATATCACTGCTAATCGGGGGAATTATTGAAATACCACCTGTTCCAAAAGTAGGATCCAATTGGCCGTTTGGAAATATTCTGTAGATTATACCTCCCGTATTGTTGTAACCAAAAATGATTAGTTTTCCGTCTGTCTGTATTTTTAATTGATTTTGAAGAGTAAAATAGGGTAACTGAATCGTTCCGTTGTTCCCAAAAGTTGGATCTGGCATTCCATTGGGAGTAAGTCTGATTAAAAAAGATTCGTTACTATTTGGAGCACTGTAAGATGAATAAATCCGGCCGACAGAATCTTGAGCCATTGACCAGGTATAATACATACCATTACCATAATCATAAATTCCGTTCGAAGCAAAAGTGGGGTCTTTAGAGATAATTTGCGCAAAAGCAGTCTGTACTGCAAGAAGCAGCACAAGAAATAAATTTTTTATCATTTTTAGGTGTGTTTTAAGATGGCAAATATAATAAAAAAACCTCCGGAATTGCTCTGGAGGTTTAAATTTTGTTTTAATTAGAAAATTCTATCAATTCTTCTTTTTTCGAATTGTAAATCTTGTATTCTAAATATTTAAAAGAATCTCTTGGGATGATGGTTACCCATTTTTTGTATTTGATAAACCATTTCATCTGGATACTTTTGATGCCTTTAGTAAGGTAGGCTTCCACGAAAGGATGTACGTGCAGGAAAATCTTTCCTTTATCCTTTTGTATAATATTTCTGATGGTTTCTTCCATCCTTTCCACGATCACAATAGGAGCTACAATTTCTCCGTCTTTGTTCGGGTTTTCTTCTTTGGTCTCGATCTGCTTTTCCGGACGGTTTCTTTGTCTGGTGATCTGGATCAGTCCAAATTTGCTTGGTGGAAGAATTTTGTGACGTGCTTTGTCACGTTTCATTTCTTCTTTCAGATGTTCAAACAGATCCCTTCTGTGTTCGGGGTTCTGCATATCGATGAAGTCGATTACAATGATGCCTCCCATATCTCGGAGACGCAGTTGTCTGGCAATTTCAGTAGCTGCCATTTTGTTCACGTTAAGTGCGTGTTCTTTGTTGGCTGCATTTCCGGTGGTAATGTTGTTCCCGGAGTTGACGTCGATGACGTGAAGGGCTTCTGTGTGTTCTATCACGAGGTAAGCACCTTTTGAACTTGGAATATTAACGTGTTTTCCAAAACTCTGTTTGAGTTGTTTTTCAACGTTATAATATTCGAGAAGAGGAATGTGTGAATTGTAAAACTGGACAATATTCTTTTTTTCAGGGGCGATGACCTCCACATAGTTGGTCATTTCATCTACCATTTGCTCATCATCACAGATGATACTCACGAAATCCTGGTTGAAATTGTCTCTTAGAATAGCTGAAGCTTTGTCTTCTTCGCTTAAAACTCTTGCCGGAACTTTACTTTTCTGAATGTTTCTGAATGTACTTTCCCATTTTTGGATCAGCTGATTCATATCATTGTGAAGGTCTGCTACTTTTTTTCCTTCCGCAACTGTTCTTATGATCACTCCGAAACCTTCTGGTTTGATGCTGTCAATAAGGGTTTTCAATCTCTCTTTTTCCTCAGTCGTTCTGATTTTTTTGGAAATGGAAACTTTGTTGTCGAAAGGGATCAGGACCAGAAAACGTCCTGTCAGAGAAATCTGGGTAGAGATTCTGGGACCTTTTGTAGAAATGGGTTCTTTGGTGATCTGAAGCAGAACAAGATCATCTTTTACAATGACTTTTTCTACCGTTCCGTTTTTGTCTATTTCGGGTTGTATCTCGAAATTTTTTAAGCTTGAAGTGCTCTGTTTTTTAGAAATAGTATCTTTTAAAAACTTTTTATAAGTGAGATACTGTGGTCCAAGATCCTGATAATGCAGAAACGCATCCTTATCGTACCCAATGTTTACGAATGCGGCATTCAGGTTTGGGGCCAGTTTTTTTACTCTTCCTACAAACAGATCTCCAACTATAAATTCGCTTTTGTCCTCTTGCTCATGAAGTTCACATAGTCTTCCGTCTTCCAGCAGTGCAATCTTTGTAAGATCATCTTCATGCGAAACTATTAGTTCTTTCTTCATTTTGTTATAAGATAAAAATT includes:
- a CDS encoding OsmC family protein — encoded protein: MSKEHHYKTTIHWTGNKGTGTSSYRNYERSHTINIENKPLIEASSDPAFRGDATRHNPEDLFLSSLSSCHMLWYLHFCSEEGVIVTDYTDEATGIMTETANGSGHFTSVTLHPVVTVAEASMIEKAKELHHKAGQFCFIAQSVNFPVKHIPTALVK
- a CDS encoding T9SS type A sorting domain-containing protein, translated to MIKNLFLVLLLAVQTAFAQIISKDPTFASNGIYDYGNGMYYTWSMAQDSVGRIYSSYSAPNSNESFLIRLTPNGMPDPTFGNNGTIQLPYFTLQNQLKIQTDGKLIIFGYNNTGGIIYRIFPNGQLDPTFGTGGISIIPPISSDINVRSYGLLLQQNGKIIVHGMISGPNNTASHHIYRINTNGSVDTTFGDNGSVVTAGNPVNGTFVLTDNQSNIITISNINDANNLNGIIKKFNSEGQPITSFGNNGTLQMTFNLGYAGAAMIDSNNKIVYSNQNDEIFRINPDGSLDNTFNYNLQAYSGMNGGAWIQSIVEKNGYYYIGGNGEGDFTPTYFISRLNQNGSVDSSFGYYSETSSVYSIEEMTINNNNIVVNGSGFIVKYLLNNTTLSTTDVTKINTGISFENPVKQNLTFSTKEKISKIEIYSGEGKLVKIVKENNSNISGLPKGIYIAKVTFENGKISTKKLIKN
- a CDS encoding ribonuclease E/G, giving the protein MKKELIVSHEDDLTKIALLEDGRLCELHEQEDKSEFIVGDLFVGRVKKLAPNLNAAFVNIGYDKDAFLHYQDLGPQYLTYKKFLKDTISKKQSTSSLKNFEIQPEIDKNGTVEKVIVKDDLVLLQITKEPISTKGPRISTQISLTGRFLVLIPFDNKVSISKKIRTTEEKERLKTLIDSIKPEGFGVIIRTVAEGKKVADLHNDMNQLIQKWESTFRNIQKSKVPARVLSEEDKASAILRDNFNQDFVSIICDDEQMVDEMTNYVEVIAPEKKNIVQFYNSHIPLLEYYNVEKQLKQSFGKHVNIPSSKGAYLVIEHTEALHVIDVNSGNNITTGNAANKEHALNVNKMAATEIARQLRLRDMGGIIVIDFIDMQNPEHRRDLFEHLKEEMKRDKARHKILPPSKFGLIQITRQRNRPEKQIETKEENPNKDGEIVAPIVIVERMEETIRNIIQKDKGKIFLHVHPFVEAYLTKGIKSIQMKWFIKYKKWVTIIPRDSFKYLEYKIYNSKKEELIEFSN